The following is a genomic window from Marinococcus sp. PL1-022.
TTCGTGAAGGCGGTGGGAAAACTCCTCAAGCTGCTGCTCGTCCCAGAGGGGCCTGAATTTCATCCGGTCCTCTTTTTGGTGACGCAGCCACATTTCCCGGTGCTCCGGCAGAATCATCCGGCTGGATTCCCATCGCATATTCGACCCCGGGGTTAATTTGTTTTCTTTCATCCGTAACGCCCCCTTTCGCTTTAGTATACACGAACATTTGTTCTTTTTGTGGTTTATTTTAAAATTTGGCAAAATTTTTCTAACAAAAAGGCCTCCTGATTTAGGAGACCTTCTTTGTTTTAAGCCTTTTCTGTCTGGAAAAACTGCGGCAGATGCTCCCGATGGGCTTCGAGCATGTCATCGAGCATCTGTTTTGCTTTTGTGTCAGACGGAACGAGAGGATTAATAGTCATCGCCAGAAGAGCCGTCCCGTAGTTTCCCGTCACCGCTGCTTCAGCAGTTACCCGTTCAAACGACTTGATCTGCTGCACGAGTCCCTGGACTGCCACCGGAAGCTCTCCGACAGCCACGGGCCTCGGACCGTCCTTTGTGATAACGGAGCTGATTTCCACCGCCGACTCCGCCGGGATCCCTGCAATGGCACCGCGGTTTCTCGTATTAACCGGCTGGATGTCCCGGGTGTCATTGTATATCGAGTTGATCAGGCTGCAGGCCGCTTCGCTGTAATAAGCCCCGCCGCGCTGCTCCAGCTGCTCCGGCTTCGACCGGAGTGTTTCATCGCCGTAGAGGGCAAAAAGCTCCTCCTCCACCCCCTGTACGACCTCCGCACGGGTGCCGGTTTCCTGGGCTGCCGCCTGTTCCTCGGCCAGCATTTCTTCTGTTTTATAGTAATACCGGTGATACGGGCAGGGAAGCACCTTCAGAGCCCGTATGAAATCCGGCTCCCATCCGAGCGCTGCGATATTTTTCATCGTGGAGGCATTCGCCGGATCTGCCACCGCTTCAAGCGCCTGCTGTTTTACATCTTCACCGTCGAGATAAATGTTCAGCCCGTACACCATATGGTTCAGTCCGGCAAAATCAATACGGACACGGCTGCCCTCTACTCCAAGCGCTTCGGCCACACCCATCTGCATTCCCACCGGCACGTTGCAGAGACCGACAATGCGTTCATGATTCGTATAGCGCAGCACCGCTTCTGTCACCATGCCGGCCGGGTTTGTAAAGTTTACAAGCCACGCGTCCGGACACAGCCGCTCGATGTCATGCACAATGTCAATAATAACCGGAATGGTCCGCAGTCCTTTAAACAGCCCGCCCGGTCCATTCGTCTCCTGACCGATCACGCCGTAGGAGAGCGGAATCCGCTCGTCCTTCGCCCGCGCTTCAAGCATACCAACCCGAAACTGAGTGGTGACAAAATCCGCTCCCGGCAGTGCTTCCTCCCGGCTGTAGGAAAGATGCACGGTCATATCGACACCTGCTTCGGCTGCCATACGCTGGGCGAGCTTTCCCACGATCTCCAGCTTTTCTTTTCCTTCCGGAATATCTACGAGCCACAGCTCCTTCACCGGCAGTTCGTGATGTCTTTTAATAAAGCCCTCCACGAGCTCCGGCGTATAGCTCGAGCCCCCGCCGATCGTTACAATCTTAATGCCTTTCTTCATCGTCTCACTCCTTTTTCTGCGTGTATTTATACAGACCAGGCCGTCTGCAGATAGACAGACGGCCCGCAATGCTATTTTTCAAATCCGTTATTTTTGCTAACATCAGTGATCCAGTACGCACTCTTTTTCGGCGTGCGTTCCTGCGTATCGATATTGACGGAAAAATAGCCGTAGCGATTTTTGTAGGCGTTCGCCCAGGACCAGTTATCGATAAATGACCAGAGATGGTATCCTTTGGCGTTCGCGCCTTCTTCGATGGCCCGGTGCAGCCATTCGAGATGGTCCTGAATGAACTC
Proteins encoded in this region:
- a CDS encoding YolD-like family protein, producing the protein MKENKLTPGSNMRWESSRMILPEHREMWLRHQKEDRMKFRPLWDEQQLEEFSHRLHEAAAAGVEVTLHVFDPYAEIKMTGKILHLDELNKTIKIEAGGDVRHIGVQDIMDLET
- a CDS encoding 6-phospho-beta-glucosidase, with the protein product MKKGIKIVTIGGGSSYTPELVEGFIKRHHELPVKELWLVDIPEGKEKLEIVGKLAQRMAAEAGVDMTVHLSYSREEALPGADFVTTQFRVGMLEARAKDERIPLSYGVIGQETNGPGGLFKGLRTIPVIIDIVHDIERLCPDAWLVNFTNPAGMVTEAVLRYTNHERIVGLCNVPVGMQMGVAEALGVEGSRVRIDFAGLNHMVYGLNIYLDGEDVKQQALEAVADPANASTMKNIAALGWEPDFIRALKVLPCPYHRYYYKTEEMLAEEQAAAQETGTRAEVVQGVEEELFALYGDETLRSKPEQLEQRGGAYYSEAACSLINSIYNDTRDIQPVNTRNRGAIAGIPAESAVEISSVITKDGPRPVAVGELPVAVQGLVQQIKSFERVTAEAAVTGNYGTALLAMTINPLVPSDTKAKQMLDDMLEAHREHLPQFFQTEKA